From the genome of Pseudomonas sp. gcc21, one region includes:
- a CDS encoding AEC family transporter, which yields MVVINALVPIFGLILLGYVLGKRHWLPAEAGAALAAITFRMFMPVLLFSGLARADLTEGLSPLLLLVYFLPAVGLFCAVNWLVHRRSGQPSSMGLAASYSNNVLVGVPLISILLGPDKLVYLFAILIFHSLVLFTLQSLYNSLWRSGGRGGIDKRGLFKSLANPLIIGLLLGAALNLSGVAVPAPLWRMVEWLAAAALPCALLVLGLSLSHYRLHLSRVMCGLTLAKLVLFPALVLAVGLLIPGLSADARTVLILMAACPTGVNVLAFAMAEDDSRIISSVIFLSTLLAAVTLPIWLVLLTG from the coding sequence GTGGTAGTCATCAACGCCCTTGTTCCGATCTTCGGGCTAATCCTGCTGGGGTATGTGCTTGGCAAGCGCCACTGGTTACCGGCTGAGGCGGGCGCGGCGCTGGCGGCCATCACTTTCCGGATGTTCATGCCGGTTCTGCTGTTCTCGGGTCTGGCCCGCGCCGACCTGACCGAGGGGCTGTCGCCGCTGCTTTTGCTGGTTTATTTTCTACCCGCCGTAGGTCTGTTCTGCGCAGTCAACTGGTTGGTCCACCGGCGCTCCGGGCAACCGAGCTCTATGGGCCTGGCTGCCAGTTATTCAAATAATGTGCTGGTGGGTGTGCCCCTGATAAGCATCCTGCTCGGGCCGGATAAACTGGTGTATCTGTTTGCCATTCTGATCTTCCACAGCCTTGTGCTCTTCACGCTGCAAAGTCTCTACAACAGTCTGTGGCGCAGCGGGGGACGTGGCGGGATAGATAAGCGGGGGCTGTTCAAGAGTCTCGCAAATCCGCTGATCATCGGCCTGTTGCTAGGCGCGGCGCTCAATCTTTCCGGGGTGGCCGTGCCCGCACCGCTCTGGCGTATGGTGGAGTGGCTGGCTGCCGCTGCGCTGCCCTGTGCATTGTTGGTGCTGGGGCTGAGCCTGTCGCATTACCGCTTGCATCTCAGTCGCGTCATGTGCGGCCTGACCCTGGCGAAACTGGTGCTGTTTCCTGCACTCGTGCTGGCTGTCGGGCTCCTGATTCCAGGGCTCAGCGCCGATGCGCGGACGGTACTGATACTGATGGCAGCCTGTCCGACGGGCGTGAACGTGCTGGCCTTCGCCATGGCAGAGGACGACAGCCGCATCATCAGTTCGGTGATATTTCTCTCGACGCTTCTGGCTGCTGTAACCCTGCCGATCTGGCTTGTGCTGCTGACAGGCTAA
- a CDS encoding metal-dependent hydrolase, producing MKTRTPPALQILPRRPELALPDPLPRHWHSNDPFKTHFFNAMSVLFPDGERYFIDSVRLFRERIIDTDLQQQIRGFIGQEGHHSREHIEYNQRLRDLGYDIDALESTVKKRIRFVQKNFSAERQLAGTVAMEHFTAIMADLLLREPHWIDGAVEPMQSLWRWHALEETEHKAVAFDVYMQVCGDRKILRRAMRQATFFFLKDVTRGMWHMLRKDGKLTDLPMMCRGMRWLWGRNGFFRKLVGVYQDYYQSDFHPWQHDNSDLLDQYAPAFASALVR from the coding sequence ATCAAAACAAGAACGCCGCCAGCCTTGCAGATACTACCGAGGCGTCCGGAGCTGGCTTTACCTGATCCGTTACCGCGCCACTGGCACAGTAATGATCCCTTCAAAACGCATTTTTTCAACGCCATGTCCGTGCTGTTTCCGGATGGCGAACGTTACTTCATTGACTCGGTCCGGTTGTTCCGCGAGCGGATCATCGACACGGATCTGCAGCAGCAGATCCGTGGATTCATAGGCCAGGAAGGCCATCATAGCCGTGAACATATCGAATATAACCAGCGCTTACGTGACCTGGGTTATGACATCGATGCATTGGAAAGCACGGTCAAGAAACGCATTCGCTTCGTTCAGAAGAATTTTTCAGCTGAGCGGCAGCTGGCAGGCACCGTGGCGATGGAGCACTTCACCGCGATCATGGCGGATTTGCTACTGCGTGAGCCCCATTGGATTGACGGCGCAGTTGAGCCAATGCAGAGCTTGTGGCGGTGGCACGCGCTGGAAGAAACAGAGCACAAAGCCGTTGCCTTTGATGTCTACATGCAAGTGTGCGGGGACCGTAAAATACTGCGACGGGCGATGCGTCAGGCGACCTTTTTCTTTCTCAAGGATGTGACGCGGGGCATGTGGCACATGCTGCGCAAGGATGGCAAACTGACCGATCTGCCCATGATGTGTCGTGGCATGCGCTGGCTATGGGGGCGCAACGGTTTTTTCCGCAAGCTTGTGGGTGTGTACCAGGACTATTATCAAAGCGACTTTCATCCCTGGCAGCACGACAACAGCGATCTGCTTGATCAATACGCGCCCGCGTTTGCTTCCGCGCTGGTTCGCTAA
- a CDS encoding NAD(P) transhydrogenase subunit alpha, whose amino-acid sequence MDATTTITGFVALYIFMLAAFTGYEIIGRVPAILHTPLMSGSNFVHGIVVVGAMWALLNAATPLEQVIGFFGVLLGAGNAAGGYVVTERMLEMFKPSDKRQKDASDKEQQE is encoded by the coding sequence ATGGACGCAACAACTACGATTACCGGCTTTGTCGCCCTGTATATCTTCATGCTTGCAGCCTTCACCGGGTACGAAATCATCGGGCGCGTTCCGGCAATCCTGCACACGCCATTGATGTCCGGTTCCAACTTCGTACACGGCATTGTGGTGGTCGGTGCGATGTGGGCACTGTTGAACGCAGCGACGCCGCTGGAGCAGGTAATCGGTTTTTTCGGTGTGTTGTTGGGAGCGGGTAACGCGGCCGGCGGTTACGTGGTGACAGAGCGCATGCTGGAAATGTTCAAGCCCAGCGATAAACGCCAGAAAGACGCCTCGGACAAGGAACAACAAGAATGA
- the iscR gene encoding Fe-S cluster assembly transcriptional regulator IscR has product MRLTTKGRYAVTAMLDLALHADQGPITLADISMRQGVSISYLEQLFAKLRRSRLVESVRGPGGGYRLAGGPDAISVAQIVEAVNDSMDATRCLGKGDCQDGEICLTHHLWTDLSNRLRNFLNDITLAELVSREDIQRVRSRQDRGCSSAIEPVLERII; this is encoded by the coding sequence ATGCGTCTGACAACCAAAGGCCGCTATGCAGTAACAGCCATGCTCGACCTGGCCTTGCATGCGGATCAGGGACCAATAACGCTGGCCGATATCTCGATGCGCCAGGGCGTTTCAATTTCATATCTGGAACAGTTGTTTGCCAAGCTGCGGCGCAGTCGACTGGTTGAAAGTGTTCGCGGCCCGGGTGGCGGATATCGTCTTGCAGGCGGACCCGATGCAATCAGCGTGGCACAGATTGTCGAGGCAGTTAATGACTCCATGGACGCCACGCGTTGTCTGGGAAAAGGCGACTGTCAGGACGGTGAGATCTGTCTGACGCACCATCTCTGGACTGACCTCAGTAACCGTCTACGTAATTTTCTGAATGATATAACCCTGGCCGAACTGGTTTCCCGTGAAGACATTCAACGGGTGCGTTCGCGGCAGGACCGGGGCTGCTCAAGCGCTATCGAGCCAGTTCTGGAACGCATTATCTAG
- a CDS encoding NAD(P)(+) transhydrogenase (Re/Si-specific) subunit beta has product MTEMIIESVYFITALLFIYGLKRMASPVTARSGILIAGVGMVLAVLAAFLYGLDVSERAQPHLGMNLTLVVIALGLGLGWAWYSGKKVAMTDMPQMVALYNGMGGGAAAAIAAMELYSGNAQAHGVVVSVLAVLGGLIGSVALSGSLIAWAKLDGRMNGTIRLPAQQLINAVLFFVTLGIGAAVIGSGIGGGVSMLLISVFFLASLALGVMLTTPIGGADMPVVISLYNAFTGLAVAFEGFVLQNPAMIIAGTVVGSAGTLLTLMMAKAMNRPVSNVIFSQFGGEDDSDAGDIEGSMKPADASDAAIAMYYANKVIIVPGYGLAVAQAQHKLYEFVKLLQKQGVDVAFAIHPVAGRMPGHMNVLLAEAGVPYDIIYDLEDINEAFQQADVAIVLGANDVVNPAARTRKSSPIYGMPILNVDMARQAYVVKRGQGKGYSGVENELFYADNTSMVYGDAQKVMVQMIDAVKSLG; this is encoded by the coding sequence ATGACTGAGATGATTATCGAATCCGTTTACTTCATAACGGCACTGCTGTTCATTTACGGGCTGAAGCGGATGGCGAGTCCGGTGACCGCACGTTCCGGCATCCTCATTGCCGGTGTCGGCATGGTGCTGGCTGTGCTGGCCGCGTTCCTTTACGGGCTGGATGTCAGCGAGCGGGCACAGCCGCATCTCGGCATGAACTTGACTCTGGTGGTGATTGCGCTGGGGCTGGGCCTGGGCTGGGCCTGGTACAGCGGCAAGAAGGTCGCGATGACCGACATGCCGCAAATGGTGGCGCTGTACAACGGTATGGGTGGCGGGGCCGCTGCAGCCATTGCAGCGATGGAGTTGTATTCCGGTAACGCCCAGGCCCATGGCGTGGTGGTGTCGGTACTGGCAGTACTCGGCGGGCTGATAGGTTCAGTGGCGCTGTCCGGCTCGCTGATTGCCTGGGCCAAGCTCGACGGCCGCATGAACGGGACTATACGGCTGCCGGCGCAGCAGCTGATCAACGCCGTGCTGTTTTTTGTCACGCTCGGTATTGGCGCGGCAGTTATCGGCTCCGGAATCGGCGGTGGCGTTTCGATGCTGTTGATCTCGGTGTTCTTTCTCGCGTCTCTGGCGCTGGGTGTGATGCTGACCACGCCGATCGGCGGCGCCGATATGCCCGTGGTGATTTCCCTGTACAACGCTTTTACCGGCCTTGCGGTTGCGTTTGAGGGCTTTGTGCTGCAGAACCCGGCGATGATCATCGCAGGTACTGTAGTGGGCTCCGCCGGCACGCTGCTGACATTGATGATGGCCAAGGCGATGAACCGCCCGGTATCCAATGTGATCTTCAGCCAGTTCGGCGGGGAGGATGATAGTGACGCCGGTGATATTGAGGGCTCTATGAAGCCTGCGGATGCCTCCGATGCGGCTATCGCCATGTATTACGCGAACAAGGTGATTATCGTGCCAGGCTATGGTCTGGCTGTCGCGCAGGCGCAACACAAGCTCTATGAGTTCGTGAAGCTGTTGCAGAAGCAGGGCGTTGACGTGGCATTCGCGATCCATCCGGTGGCGGGGCGCATGCCCGGTCACATGAACGTGCTCCTGGCTGAGGCCGGCGTGCCCTACGACATCATTTACGACCTGGAAGACATCAACGAAGCGTTTCAGCAAGCGGACGTGGCCATCGTTCTCGGCGCCAACGACGTGGTTAATCCGGCTGCGCGCACACGCAAGTCGAGCCCGATCTACGGCATGCCGATTCTCAACGTGGATATGGCGCGCCAGGCCTATGTGGTCAAGCGCGGGCAGGGCAAAGGCTATTCGGGCGTCGAGAACGAGCTGTTCTACGCTGACAACACCTCGATGGTCTATGGCGACGCGCAGAAGGTCATGGTGCAGATGATTGATGCGGTGAAGTCGCTGGGGTGA
- a CDS encoding NAD(P) transhydrogenase subunit alpha produces MPVSLFVPVERRANEKRVALVPSVASKLSKLGIDISLQSGAGLAARVPDALYAGEGVQIVGAPVAADLVFRVQPPELADIEQMEPGTVLCCFVYAHREPEIVRALRDRQITCFAMELVPRITRAQAMDALSSQAALSGYAAGLMAATNLNRILPMMTTAVGSLRPAKVLVMGAGVAGLQALATAKRLGAMIEGYDVRSEVKEQVESVGGKFVDTGVSASGQGGYARELTDDEKNQVEKVVTRHIQQADAVITTAAIPGRPSPKIISEAQIMGMKPGSVIIDLAAEGGGNTPLTVPGETVEVGPVTIVAPMNVPSRLAEHASELYARNLQQLVGLMVKDGELQIDWEDEILAGAVLTHAGEIRNEAARRAVEIEEE; encoded by the coding sequence ATGCCGGTCAGTCTGTTTGTTCCAGTGGAACGGCGCGCGAACGAAAAGCGCGTTGCCCTGGTGCCGTCGGTAGCCAGCAAGCTATCGAAGCTGGGCATCGACATCTCACTGCAATCAGGCGCTGGCCTGGCTGCGCGGGTCCCGGACGCCCTCTATGCAGGAGAGGGCGTCCAGATAGTTGGCGCCCCTGTGGCCGCCGATCTGGTATTCAGGGTTCAGCCTCCCGAGCTTGCGGACATTGAGCAGATGGAGCCGGGTACGGTGTTGTGCTGCTTCGTCTATGCGCACCGCGAACCGGAGATTGTCAGAGCGCTGCGTGACCGGCAAATCACCTGTTTCGCCATGGAACTGGTCCCACGTATCACCCGCGCACAGGCGATGGATGCCTTGTCCTCCCAGGCGGCATTGTCCGGCTACGCAGCCGGCCTGATGGCCGCTACCAACCTGAACCGTATCCTGCCGATGATGACCACAGCCGTTGGCTCGCTACGGCCGGCCAAGGTGTTGGTGATGGGTGCCGGCGTAGCGGGCTTGCAAGCGCTGGCGACGGCCAAGCGCCTGGGTGCCATGATCGAAGGCTACGATGTGCGCTCGGAAGTCAAAGAGCAGGTTGAATCGGTGGGCGGCAAGTTTGTTGATACTGGAGTCTCCGCCAGCGGGCAGGGCGGGTATGCCCGCGAACTGACCGACGACGAAAAAAACCAGGTGGAAAAGGTCGTCACCCGACACATCCAGCAGGCCGATGCGGTGATCACCACGGCAGCCATCCCTGGCCGTCCGAGCCCTAAAATTATCAGTGAAGCGCAGATCATGGGCATGAAGCCTGGTTCGGTCATTATCGACCTGGCCGCCGAGGGTGGCGGCAATACGCCGCTTACCGTTCCCGGAGAAACGGTCGAGGTTGGCCCGGTCACTATTGTCGCGCCCATGAATGTCCCCAGTCGTCTGGCTGAGCATGCATCCGAGTTGTACGCCCGCAACCTGCAGCAGCTGGTTGGCCTGATGGTCAAGGATGGAGAGCTGCAGATTGACTGGGAAGACGAGATCCTGGCCGGGGCAGTACTGACCCACGCCGGCGAAATCCGCAACGAGGCCGCCCGCCGGGCCGTCGAGATCGAAGAGGAATAA
- a CDS encoding aldehyde dehydrogenase family protein: protein MSHHKQFYINGQWVEPQGTGSADVINPATEEVVATIALGNHEDVDLAVAAARKAFESYSQTSREERIALLERVIAVFHKRMPEVAEAISMEMGAPAKLSKQAQAPSGLGHFATALEVLKDFEFEEEIGTTLVVKEPIGVCGLITPWNWPMNQLTCKIGPALATGCTMVLKPSEVAPLSALLLAEILDEAGVPPGVFNLINGDGPTVGAAMSAHWGIDMMSFTGSTGAGRQVMKSGADTIKRVALELGGKSANILLDDVNFEKMVAHGVMSCMNNSGQSCNAPTRMLVPNSRMDEVSAIAQAVAAKVKPGDPKAEDTVIGPVASEAQWSKIQGLIAAGIEEGAKLVVGGTGRPDGLEKGYYVKPTIFSHVTNDMKIAREEIFGPVLTIIGYEDEEEAVRIANDTSYGLSGYVSAGDPERARKVARQIRTGMVHLNGAPLDNKAPFGGFKESGNGREWGHYGFEDFLEVKSIFGYNAKAK from the coding sequence ATGAGCCATCACAAGCAGTTCTATATCAATGGTCAGTGGGTAGAACCACAGGGCACCGGTAGCGCCGATGTCATCAACCCCGCCACCGAAGAAGTCGTAGCGACTATCGCCCTGGGTAACCACGAAGATGTCGATCTGGCTGTCGCCGCAGCGCGCAAAGCTTTCGAGAGCTATTCCCAGACCAGCCGTGAAGAACGCATAGCCCTGCTGGAGCGGGTTATCGCTGTTTTCCACAAACGCATGCCTGAGGTCGCCGAAGCCATCTCCATGGAAATGGGCGCGCCTGCCAAGCTGTCCAAGCAGGCTCAGGCGCCGTCAGGTCTCGGCCATTTTGCCACCGCGCTGGAAGTGCTGAAGGACTTCGAGTTTGAAGAAGAGATCGGCACCACCCTGGTCGTTAAAGAGCCGATCGGCGTTTGCGGCCTGATCACGCCCTGGAACTGGCCAATGAACCAGCTGACCTGCAAGATCGGTCCTGCGCTGGCGACCGGCTGCACGATGGTACTCAAACCCTCTGAAGTCGCTCCGCTGTCTGCATTGCTACTGGCTGAAATTCTGGATGAAGCAGGCGTGCCACCGGGCGTGTTCAACCTGATCAATGGCGACGGTCCCACCGTCGGTGCCGCCATGTCCGCACATTGGGGCATCGACATGATGTCCTTCACCGGTTCTACCGGTGCCGGACGTCAGGTCATGAAAAGCGGCGCAGACACCATCAAGCGCGTTGCGCTTGAGCTGGGCGGCAAGTCAGCAAACATTCTGCTGGACGATGTCAACTTCGAGAAAATGGTTGCCCATGGTGTCATGTCGTGCATGAACAACAGCGGCCAGTCCTGTAACGCGCCTACCCGCATGCTGGTACCTAACAGCCGCATGGATGAGGTCAGTGCTATCGCTCAAGCCGTGGCCGCCAAGGTCAAGCCGGGCGATCCCAAGGCTGAGGACACTGTCATCGGGCCGGTTGCTTCCGAAGCGCAGTGGAGCAAGATCCAGGGTCTGATCGCTGCGGGTATCGAGGAAGGCGCCAAGCTCGTTGTAGGCGGCACAGGCCGGCCTGATGGCCTGGAGAAGGGCTATTACGTCAAGCCGACGATTTTCAGCCACGTCACCAATGACATGAAAATCGCCCGCGAGGAAATCTTCGGTCCGGTACTGACCATCATTGGTTATGAAGACGAGGAAGAAGCGGTACGTATCGCCAACGACACCTCCTACGGCCTGTCCGGGTATGTATCAGCTGGCGATCCGGAACGCGCCCGTAAAGTTGCCCGTCAGATTCGTACCGGCATGGTCCACCTCAATGGTGCTCCGCTGGACAACAAGGCACCTTTCGGCGGCTTCAAGGAATCGGGTAATGGTCGCGAATGGGGGCATTACGGTTTCGAGGACTTCCTCGAGGTCAAGTCGATCTTTGGTTACAACGCCAAAGCAAAGTAA
- the sufB gene encoding Fe-S cluster assembly protein SufB — protein MSQQVENLIKKDYAAGFHSAIESDTLPPGLNEEVVRFISAKKEEPEWLLEWRLKAFRAWQEMEEPTWAHVHYPEIDFQSVSYFSSPKSMADKPKSLDEVDPELIATYEKLGIPLHEQEMLAGVAVDAVFDSVSVVTTFRAKLEEAGVIFCPISEAVHRCPELVQKYLGSVVPQKDNYYAALNSAVFSDGSFVYIPKGVRCPMELSTYFRINEMNTGQFERTLIIADEGSHVSYLEGCTAPMRDENQLHAAVVELVALDGATIKYSTVQNWYPGDSEGKGGIYNFVTKRGLCHANAKISWTQVETGSAITWKYPSCILKGDNSVGEFYSVALTNNFQQADTGTKMIHLGKNTRSTIIAKGISAGRSNSAYRGLVRMNPGAEGARNFTQCDSLLIGDRCGAHTFPYIESKNPSAVVEHEATTSKVSDDQMFLCQQRGLDAEKAISMIVNGFCREVFKELPMEFAVEAGKLLEVSLEGSVG, from the coding sequence GTGTCTCAGCAAGTCGAAAACCTGATCAAGAAGGACTACGCGGCCGGGTTTCACTCTGCCATCGAGTCCGACACTTTGCCGCCCGGCCTCAACGAAGAGGTTGTGCGGTTCATTTCCGCCAAGAAAGAAGAGCCTGAGTGGTTGCTGGAGTGGCGTCTGAAGGCATTTCGTGCCTGGCAGGAAATGGAAGAGCCGACCTGGGCCCATGTGCATTATCCGGAGATCGATTTTCAGTCCGTTTCCTATTTCTCTTCGCCCAAAAGCATGGCCGATAAGCCCAAGAGCCTGGACGAAGTCGACCCCGAACTGATCGCTACCTACGAAAAGCTGGGTATTCCGCTGCATGAGCAGGAGATGCTTGCTGGCGTTGCGGTGGACGCGGTATTTGACTCGGTCTCGGTTGTAACGACTTTCCGCGCCAAGCTGGAAGAAGCGGGCGTCATCTTCTGCCCGATCAGCGAAGCCGTGCACCGCTGCCCGGAGCTGGTCCAGAAATATCTCGGCAGCGTGGTTCCGCAGAAGGATAACTACTACGCTGCGCTGAATTCCGCTGTGTTCTCTGACGGCTCGTTTGTCTATATCCCCAAGGGCGTTCGTTGCCCGATGGAGCTGTCGACCTACTTCCGCATTAATGAAATGAACACCGGGCAATTCGAGCGCACCTTGATCATTGCTGATGAAGGTTCACACGTCAGCTATCTGGAAGGCTGCACCGCGCCCATGCGCGACGAAAACCAGCTGCACGCTGCGGTGGTTGAACTGGTCGCGCTGGACGGTGCGACGATCAAATACTCGACCGTTCAGAACTGGTATCCCGGTGACTCGGAAGGCAAGGGCGGCATCTATAACTTCGTGACCAAGCGTGGCCTGTGTCATGCCAACGCCAAGATTTCCTGGACTCAGGTCGAGACCGGTTCGGCTATCACCTGGAAGTATCCCAGCTGCATCCTCAAGGGTGACAACAGTGTCGGTGAGTTCTATTCGGTAGCGCTGACCAACAACTTCCAACAGGCCGATACCGGCACCAAGATGATTCACCTGGGCAAGAACACCCGCTCGACAATCATCGCCAAGGGGATTTCCGCTGGCCGCAGTAACAGCGCCTATCGCGGTCTGGTTCGCATGAATCCCGGCGCCGAGGGTGCGCGGAACTTCACCCAGTGTGACTCGCTGCTGATCGGTGACCGCTGCGGTGCGCATACCTTCCCCTATATCGAGAGCAAGAACCCGTCGGCAGTGGTGGAGCACGAAGCAACTACCTCCAAGGTCAGCGATGACCAGATGTTCCTGTGTCAGCAGCGCGGACTCGATGCGGAGAAAGCCATATCGATGATCGTTAACGGTTTCTGCCGTGAAGTGTTCAAGGAGTTGCCGATGGAGTTTGCTGTGGAAGCGGGCAAATTGCTTGAGGTCAGTCTCGAAGGGTCGGTGGGTTAA
- a CDS encoding sodium:alanine symporter family protein, protein MTAIIDFLNNIFWGYVLIYGLLAVGLFFTIRLGFLQFLHFGEMVRAIKGSRQSDASGISPFQALCTSLASRVGTGNLAGVAVALYLGGAGAIFWMWMVALVGMATGYAESTLAQLYKVRDGKGQYRGGPAFYISKGLKAPWAGAIFSIALIISFGLVFNAVQANSIADAMEGAFGIPKIWSGLALAVLAGMVIFGGLRTIARFAELVVPFMAGAYVLMALVVLVMNFSEVPGVLMTIIRSAFGLEEAAGGVAGSVTAAMLNGIKRGLFSNEAGMGSAPNVAATATPAPHHPSSQGLVQAMGVFIDTIVICTATAVMILLSGVMEPGSGITGTQLTQQALESHIGVAGSYFIAIAILFFAFTSIVANYSYAENAMIYLGVGNTLGMTLLRMATLSMVVWGAYEAVTTVFNAADASMGLMATINLVAIVLLSGTVAKLTKDYLAQRKEGVVPTFKASDYPELKEKINNNIWR, encoded by the coding sequence ATGACCGCTATCATCGATTTTCTCAATAATATCTTTTGGGGCTACGTGCTTATCTACGGCCTGTTGGCGGTGGGGTTGTTCTTCACCATCCGCCTCGGGTTCCTGCAATTCCTGCATTTTGGCGAGATGGTAAGAGCGATAAAGGGCTCCAGGCAAAGCGATGCGTCTGGGATATCGCCCTTTCAGGCGCTCTGTACCAGCCTTGCCTCACGGGTCGGCACGGGGAACCTGGCTGGCGTAGCCGTGGCTCTTTACCTGGGCGGCGCCGGCGCGATCTTCTGGATGTGGATGGTCGCGCTGGTTGGCATGGCGACCGGGTATGCCGAGAGCACGCTGGCACAGCTGTACAAGGTGCGGGACGGAAAAGGCCAATACCGCGGTGGCCCGGCGTTTTATATCTCGAAAGGTTTGAAAGCACCCTGGGCGGGCGCGATTTTCTCCATCGCTCTGATCATCTCCTTCGGGCTGGTATTCAACGCAGTGCAGGCCAACTCCATTGCCGATGCTATGGAAGGTGCCTTCGGCATTCCAAAGATCTGGTCTGGTCTCGCATTGGCGGTGCTGGCCGGCATGGTGATTTTCGGTGGGCTGCGCACCATCGCCCGGTTCGCCGAACTGGTGGTGCCCTTCATGGCCGGCGCCTATGTGCTGATGGCGCTTGTAGTACTGGTGATGAACTTCTCCGAAGTACCCGGCGTGCTGATGACCATTATCCGCAGCGCGTTTGGCCTGGAAGAGGCTGCCGGCGGCGTTGCAGGCTCGGTAACAGCTGCGATGCTCAACGGTATCAAGCGTGGGTTGTTTTCAAACGAGGCTGGCATGGGCTCAGCCCCCAACGTTGCAGCCACCGCCACGCCCGCCCCGCACCACCCTTCGTCCCAGGGGTTGGTACAGGCAATGGGGGTGTTCATCGACACCATAGTGATCTGTACTGCCACGGCCGTCATGATTCTGCTTTCGGGTGTGATGGAGCCAGGCTCGGGAATCACCGGTACGCAGTTGACGCAGCAGGCGCTGGAATCGCACATCGGCGTCGCTGGCAGTTATTTCATCGCCATAGCCATTCTGTTCTTCGCCTTTACTTCGATTGTCGCCAATTACTCCTATGCCGAGAACGCGATGATCTACCTTGGCGTCGGGAACACGCTGGGCATGACCCTGTTACGGATGGCGACGCTGAGCATGGTGGTATGGGGCGCGTACGAAGCTGTCACGACGGTGTTCAACGCCGCTGATGCGTCGATGGGCCTCATGGCGACTATCAATCTGGTTGCGATTGTTCTGCTCTCGGGCACTGTTGCCAAATTGACCAAGGATTATCTGGCGCAGCGCAAGGAAGGGGTGGTGCCGACGTTCAAGGCTTCGGATTACCCCGAACTGAAGGAGAAAATCAACAATAATATCTGGCGTTGA